A genomic window from Silene latifolia isolate original U9 population chromosome 11, ASM4854445v1, whole genome shotgun sequence includes:
- the LOC141611655 gene encoding uncharacterized protein LOC141611655 gives MSINSSQDMLGIPRETKKEPASLPSSQTQPEKSDIKSRVDAVWEQMNKGVSSKTLNSIVSKQSSNGNGNGSLQKSKASHNWMSFLGMNTKKTEVKEACQGNNTTPAHNGTSDEAKKLAATALAAAKATAASAAAMGKIEVTEIRDFAGEEIEVKKVIDSSCMEAAGPSSAVDAILEQIKKKPKLNLLDKTKKDWGEFKEENKGLEDELDAYKKSSNQYLDKVSFLSRADYREYERERDARLAQQAKRRLDMREDP, from the exons ATGTCAATCAACTCCTCCCAA GATATGCTGGGGATTCCAAGGGAGACCAAAAAAGAACCCGCGTCTCTTCCTTCTTCACAAACCCAGCCTGAAAAATCTG ATATCAAGTCTCGGGTAGATGCTGTGTGGGAGCAGATGAACAAAGGTGTATCTTCAAAGACACTTAACTCAATTGTAAGCAAACAGAGCtcaaatggaaatggaaatggaagtcTGCAGAAAAGCAAAGCTTCCCAT AATTGGATGTCTTTCTTGGGTATGAATACGAAGAAAACAGAAGTAAAGGAGGCGTGCCAAGGCAATAATACTACCCCTGCACATAATGGAACTAGTGATGAAGCCAAGAAGCTTGCTGCTACTGCTCTTGCAGCTGCCAAAGCTACTGCAGCATCTGCAGCAGCCATGGGAAAGATTGAG GTGACGGAGATTCGAGATTTTGCTGGTGAAGAGATTGAAGTAAAGAAGGTTATTGATTCCAGTTGTATGGAAGCGGCAGGGCCATCGTCTGCAGTAGATGCTATTCTAGAACAAATTAAGAAAAAACCAAAGCTCAATCTTCTTGACAAGACAAAAAAGGACTGGGGAGAattcaaagaagaaaataaaggttTGGAGGACGAGCTGGATGCATACAAAAAGAGTTCAAATCAGTATTTAGACAAGGTTTCGTTCCTGAGTAGGGCAGATTACAGGGAATATGAAAGGGAGAGAGATGCACGGCTTGCACAACAGGCAAAGAGAAGGCTGGATATGCGAGAGGATCCTTAG